One region of Oxalobacteraceae bacterium OTU3CAMAD1 genomic DNA includes:
- a CDS encoding Hsp70 family protein, translating into MSDPRYAIGIDLGTTHSALSYVDLTTSDGEKTQHGVLAIPQLTAPGTVEDLALLPSFLYLPHADELAPGDLSLPWQQSAAEQTGVAGEMARSRGATTPIRLVSSAKSWLSHPGVDRRSALLPNDAPEEVTRVSPLEASTRYLSHLRQAWEQAHPEAPFGEQAVTVTIPASFDPGARELTADAARAAGYTNLTLLEEPQAALYSWIQGSEGRWRKEVKPGDIILVVDVGGGTSDFSLIAVLERDGVLEPHRIAVGDHILLGGDNMDLALAHLVARKLAANGTQLDAWQMRALTYGCRTAKEKLLADATVDTWPIVVPSRGSKLIGGSIRTELTRDEVTTFILDGFFPAVDAATRPAVRTRAGLTQLGLPYAQDAGITRHLAAFLARQVGATSELEGYAGKHSADATFLHPTAVLFNGGVFKSELLAQRVMGTLNDWLYMEGAEPARMLGGADLDLAVARGAAYYSYVRRGSGVRIRGGTARAYYVAIESSMPAIPGMEPPIQALCVAPFGMEEGSEIELPNQEFGLVVGEPVQFRFFGSSVRRQDQIGDLLDFWGPEELIELNEIQATLSPEGRQAGDVVQVRLHAMATESGTLELLAVANDGQRWKVEFDVRSGATESAAA; encoded by the coding sequence ATGAGCGACCCACGCTACGCCATCGGCATCGACCTTGGCACCACCCACAGCGCGCTGTCCTATGTCGACCTGACCACCAGCGACGGCGAAAAAACCCAGCACGGCGTGCTGGCGATTCCGCAGTTGACCGCGCCGGGCACGGTGGAAGACCTGGCGCTGCTGCCATCCTTCCTGTATCTGCCGCACGCCGACGAACTGGCGCCCGGCGATTTGAGCCTGCCGTGGCAGCAGTCGGCGGCCGAACAAACCGGCGTGGCCGGCGAGATGGCGCGCAGCCGTGGCGCCACCACGCCGATCCGCCTGGTCTCCAGCGCAAAGAGCTGGTTGAGCCACCCGGGCGTGGACCGCCGCAGCGCCCTGCTGCCGAACGACGCGCCGGAAGAAGTCACGCGCGTCTCGCCGCTGGAGGCGTCGACCCGCTACCTGTCGCACCTGCGCCAGGCGTGGGAACAGGCGCACCCGGAGGCGCCGTTCGGCGAACAGGCGGTGACGGTGACGATTCCCGCCTCCTTCGACCCGGGCGCGCGCGAACTGACCGCCGACGCGGCGCGCGCCGCCGGCTACACCAATCTGACCTTGCTGGAGGAGCCGCAAGCGGCGCTGTATAGCTGGATCCAGGGCAGCGAAGGCCGCTGGCGCAAAGAGGTCAAACCGGGCGACATCATCCTGGTGGTGGACGTCGGTGGCGGCACCAGCGACTTTTCGCTGATCGCCGTGCTGGAACGCGACGGCGTCCTGGAGCCGCACCGCATCGCGGTCGGCGATCACATTCTGCTCGGCGGCGACAATATGGACCTGGCGCTGGCGCATCTGGTTGCGCGCAAGCTGGCCGCCAACGGCACGCAGCTCGACGCATGGCAGATGCGCGCGCTGACTTACGGCTGCCGCACGGCCAAGGAAAAGCTGCTGGCCGATGCCACCGTCGACACCTGGCCTATCGTGGTGCCGAGCCGTGGCTCGAAGCTGATCGGCGGTTCGATCCGCACCGAGCTGACGCGCGACGAAGTGACCACCTTTATTCTCGACGGCTTCTTCCCGGCGGTGGACGCGGCGACGCGTCCCGCCGTGCGTACGCGCGCGGGCCTGACGCAGCTTGGCCTGCCGTATGCGCAGGACGCGGGCATCACGCGCCACCTGGCCGCTTTCCTTGCACGCCAGGTCGGCGCCACCAGCGAACTGGAAGGCTACGCCGGCAAGCACAGTGCCGACGCCACCTTCCTGCATCCGACGGCGGTGCTGTTCAACGGCGGCGTGTTCAAGTCGGAGCTGCTGGCGCAACGCGTCATGGGCACCCTCAACGACTGGCTGTACATGGAAGGCGCGGAGCCGGCGCGCATGCTGGGCGGCGCCGATCTGGATCTGGCGGTGGCGCGCGGCGCGGCTTACTACAGCTACGTGCGTCGCGGCAGCGGCGTGCGGATTCGCGGCGGCACGGCGCGCGCGTACTATGTGGCGATCGAATCGTCGATGCCGGCCATTCCCGGCATGGAACCGCCGATCCAGGCGTTGTGCGTGGCGCCGTTCGGCATGGAGGAAGGCAGCGAGATCGAACTGCCGAACCAGGAGTTCGGTCTGGTCGTCGGCGAGCCGGTGCAGTTCCGCTTCTTCGGCTCCTCGGTGCGCCGGCAGGACCAGATCGGCGACCTGCTGGACTTCTGGGGTCCGGAGGAATTGATCGAGTTGAACGAGATCCAGGCCACGCTGTCGCCGGAAGGCCGTCAGGCCGGCGACGTGGTGCAGGTGCGCTTGCATGCGATGGCGACCGAATCGGGCACGCTCGAGTTGCTGGCCGTGGCCAATGATGGCCAACGCTGGAAGGTGGAGTTCGACGTGCGCTCGGGCGCCACTGAAAGCGCCGCCGCCTGA
- a CDS encoding NAD(P)H-dependent oxidoreductase: MNILHIDSCALGDSSQSRQHTAAAVARLASAHEGASVNYRDLAASPLSHVSAPLLQVMRKQWNSAIPMHAELRAESLLSASLLQEFVDANIVVVGAPMHNYFTPSTLKAWLDRLLHLHGDTANQSDSQRVMLVTSGWGADDPQQAELMHNYEGQLTAAFKSIGVKHLDIARAGIN, encoded by the coding sequence ATGAATATTCTGCATATCGACTCCTGCGCGCTGGGCGACAGTTCGCAATCGCGCCAACATACCGCCGCCGCCGTGGCCCGGCTGGCGTCCGCGCACGAAGGGGCCAGCGTGAACTATCGCGACCTTGCCGCCTCGCCCTTATCGCACGTCAGCGCGCCGCTGCTCCAGGTGATGCGCAAGCAATGGAATAGCGCCATTCCGATGCACGCGGAGTTGCGGGCGGAGTCGCTGCTGAGCGCGTCGCTGTTGCAGGAATTCGTCGACGCTAACATCGTCGTGGTTGGGGCACCGATGCACAACTACTTCACGCCGTCGACCCTGAAAGCCTGGCTGGACCGCTTGCTGCACCTGCACGGCGACACGGCGAACCAGTCCGACTCGCAGCGCGTGATGCTGGTGACGTCCGGCTGGGGAGCGGACGACCCGCAACAGGCCGAGCTGATGCACAATTACGAAGGTCAGTTGACTGCGGCGTTCAAGTCCATCGGCGTCAAGCATCTGGACATCGCCCGCGCGGGCATAAACTGA
- a CDS encoding DTW domain-containing protein, whose protein sequence is MISTDPTPSKPRSTRAQCPACLRPLQTCICRWVASVSSQVEVLILQHPMEVANAKGSARLLHLSLSNSRLECGEAFEADRLGELLSGDRRNVLLYPETADDKSLGLATPQMFDQDWLGEPQRLRLVVLDGTWRKSRKMLYMNPPLQALPRLPLRDTPPSHYLIRKAHLPDQLSTLEATAYALAQLENDPHKFNPLIDAFDGFVAQQASYVRP, encoded by the coding sequence ATGATCAGTACCGACCCCACACCCTCCAAGCCGCGCAGCACCCGGGCGCAATGCCCCGCGTGTCTGCGGCCGCTGCAAACCTGCATCTGCCGCTGGGTGGCATCGGTATCGAGCCAGGTGGAGGTACTGATCCTTCAGCATCCGATGGAGGTGGCGAACGCCAAGGGTAGCGCGCGGCTGCTGCATCTGAGTTTGTCCAACAGCCGTCTGGAGTGCGGCGAAGCGTTCGAGGCGGATCGGTTGGGCGAGCTGCTCTCCGGCGATCGCCGCAACGTACTGCTGTATCCAGAGACGGCAGACGACAAATCGCTGGGACTCGCCACGCCGCAGATGTTCGATCAGGACTGGCTCGGTGAACCACAGCGATTGCGCCTGGTTGTGCTGGACGGGACCTGGCGCAAGAGCCGCAAGATGTTGTATATGAATCCACCGTTGCAGGCGCTGCCCCGGCTACCGCTGCGCGACACGCCGCCATCGCACTACCTGATACGCAAGGCGCATCTGCCGGACCAGCTGTCCACGCTGGAGGCCACGGCGTACGCGCTGGCGCAGCTGGAAAACGACCCGCATAAATTCAACCCGCTGATCGACGCCTTCGATGGTTTCGTCGCCCAACAGGCCAGCTACGTGCGTCCTTGA
- a CDS encoding PA0069 family radical SAM protein — protein sequence MNHDENNQEHVMLPPPSLKAQKGRGAVSNLQGRFEVNAREAYDDGWEREEEEASPWKTQVTDEYCKSILSRNASPDLPFSVSLNPYRGCEHGCIYCFARPTHSYLGLSPGMDFESKIFAKVNAPEMLRRELAKAGYEPESIALGVNTDAYQPCERERKLTRRVLEVLQECQHPVGLITKSSLIERDIDILSAMAAKRQAGVAITLTTLDPAISRTLEPRAAAPARRLRTIRTLTDAGIPVAVSVAPIIPFVTEPDIERLLEAVKEAGAVTAHYTVLRLPWEVAPLFQQWLQAHFPERAQRVMNRVREMRGGKDYDSTFGSRMKGEGVWAELIRQRFKIATERLGLSGKGSRFHSMDASQFTRPLVVPPLGARAKPTDAGQLDLF from the coding sequence ATGAACCACGACGAAAACAACCAAGAGCACGTGATGCTGCCGCCGCCTTCGCTGAAGGCGCAAAAAGGCCGTGGCGCGGTATCGAACCTGCAGGGGCGCTTCGAGGTCAACGCGCGGGAGGCCTACGACGACGGCTGGGAGCGCGAGGAAGAGGAGGCGTCGCCGTGGAAAACCCAGGTCACCGACGAGTACTGTAAATCGATCCTGAGCCGCAACGCCTCGCCGGACCTGCCGTTCAGTGTTTCGCTGAACCCGTATCGCGGCTGCGAGCATGGCTGTATCTATTGCTTCGCCCGTCCCACGCACAGCTATCTCGGCCTGTCGCCGGGCATGGACTTCGAGAGCAAGATTTTCGCCAAGGTCAACGCGCCGGAAATGCTGCGGCGCGAGCTGGCCAAGGCGGGCTACGAGCCCGAGTCGATCGCGCTCGGCGTCAACACGGACGCCTACCAGCCCTGCGAGCGCGAGCGCAAACTCACGCGCCGCGTGCTGGAAGTGCTGCAGGAATGCCAGCACCCGGTGGGCCTGATCACCAAATCGTCGCTGATCGAGCGGGATATCGACATTCTCTCGGCGATGGCCGCCAAGCGCCAAGCCGGCGTCGCCATCACGCTGACGACCCTGGACCCGGCCATCTCGCGCACTCTGGAACCGCGAGCGGCGGCCCCGGCGCGGCGTCTGCGCACGATTCGCACCCTCACCGACGCCGGCATTCCGGTGGCCGTCAGCGTCGCGCCCATCATTCCGTTCGTCACCGAGCCGGATATCGAGCGCTTGCTGGAGGCGGTCAAGGAAGCCGGCGCCGTTACCGCGCACTACACGGTGTTGCGGTTGCCGTGGGAGGTGGCGCCGCTGTTCCAGCAATGGCTGCAGGCGCACTTCCCGGAGCGGGCGCAGCGCGTGATGAACCGCGTGCGTGAAATGCGCGGCGGCAAGGACTACGACAGCACCTTCGGTTCCCGCATGAAAGGCGAGGGCGTATGGGCGGAATTGATACGGCAACGCTTCAAGATCGCCACCGAGCGTCTCGGACTATCGGGCAAGGGCAGCCGCTTCCACAGCATGGACGCGTCGCAGTTCACGCGGCCGCTGGTGGTGCCGCCGCTGGGCGCGCGCGCCAAGCCGACCGACGCGGGGCAGCTGGATTTATTCTGA
- a CDS encoding gamma-glutamylcyclotransferase yields the protein MTADTIAINQMMDQFDGHHSVWLFGYGSLIYKADFPYLQRRPASIANWTRRFWQGSHDHRGTPEAPGRVVTIIEEAGAICHGMAYLVTPEVFAHLDHREKNGYLRLATAITFDDGGKDSDNTASDGDSDSDSNNDSVVGLVYIATPDNTAFLGEASEQEIARHIARSIGPSGPNSDYLNHLAHALRELGRHDQHVFEIERHLAALNNPPSTVPSE from the coding sequence ATGACAGCAGACACCATCGCCATCAACCAGATGATGGACCAGTTCGACGGCCACCATAGCGTTTGGCTGTTCGGTTACGGCTCGCTGATCTACAAAGCCGACTTCCCCTACCTGCAACGTCGTCCGGCCAGCATCGCCAACTGGACGCGCCGCTTTTGGCAAGGCTCGCACGACCATCGCGGCACGCCAGAGGCGCCCGGCCGCGTGGTCACCATCATCGAGGAAGCCGGCGCCATTTGCCATGGCATGGCTTACCTGGTCACCCCGGAAGTCTTTGCCCATCTCGACCACCGCGAGAAGAACGGCTATCTGCGGCTGGCGACGGCGATCACGTTCGATGACGGCGGCAAGGACAGCGATAACACCGCCAGCGATGGCGACAGCGACAGCGATAGCAATAACGACAGCGTCGTCGGCCTGGTCTATATCGCCACGCCGGACAACACCGCCTTCCTGGGGGAAGCGTCGGAGCAGGAAATCGCGCGCCACATCGCCCGCTCCATCGGCCCAAGCGGCCCGAACAGCGACTACCTCAATCATCTGGCGCACGCCCTGCGCGAACTGGGCCGCCACGACCAGCACGTCTTCGAGATCGAACGGCACCTGGCCGCGTTGAACAACCCTCCGTCAACGGTTCCGTCAGAATAA
- a CDS encoding DUF2760 domain-containing protein, translating into MNNSTQPLPSFFSRISIAIGAFFRALSDAEYAARLARIAAGEPQPSAAPVSAPAPAPTPASAPAPAPAPAPVTLRVATPDAALQLLGLFQREARLIDFTQENLSAYSDADIGAAARVVHEGCGKVLREHFTIEAVRSEAEGSRVVLEEGFDASAVRLTGNVVGKAPFRGALSHRGWRASNVRLPKLAEKHDAAILAPAEVEL; encoded by the coding sequence ATGAACAATTCGACTCAACCGTTGCCGTCTTTTTTTAGCCGGATATCGATCGCCATCGGCGCCTTCTTCCGCGCGCTGTCCGATGCCGAATATGCCGCGCGCCTGGCGCGCATCGCCGCCGGCGAACCGCAGCCGTCCGCCGCGCCGGTTTCCGCTCCGGCTCCCGCCCCGACACCTGCATCTGCCCCGGCACCTGCGCCTGCACCGGCCCCGGTCACGCTGCGCGTGGCCACGCCGGATGCCGCGCTCCAGCTGCTTGGCCTGTTCCAGCGCGAAGCGCGCCTGATCGACTTCACCCAGGAGAACCTGAGCGCCTATTCGGACGCCGACATCGGCGCCGCCGCGCGCGTGGTGCACGAAGGCTGCGGCAAGGTGCTGCGCGAGCACTTCACCATCGAAGCGGTACGCAGCGAGGCCGAAGGCAGCCGCGTGGTGCTGGAGGAAGGATTCGACGCCAGCGCCGTGCGCCTGACGGGCAATGTGGTCGGCAAGGCGCCGTTCCGTGGCGCCTTGAGCCATCGCGGCTGGCGCGCATCGAACGTGCGCTTGCCTAAACTGGCCGAAAAGCACGACGCGGCGATCCTGGCACCGGCGGAGGTGGAATTATGA
- a CDS encoding hsp70 family protein — protein sequence MSQYIVSIDLGTTNTVLAYSAPGKADIQLFDIEQLVAPGEVGAGALLPSVRYHPAEGELADDELQLPWRQDDVAGLRQVVIGRLARNMGAQVPGRLVSSAKSWLSHPNVDRTAAILPWGSEADVAKVSPVAASASYLSHLRSAWNTRFPAHPLERQQIVLTIPASFDEGARALTLEAARMAGLSGLRLLEEPQAAFYDWLYRQRATLAADLAETRLLLVCDVGGGTTDFSLIKVGMADGRPEISRIGVGNHLILGGDNMDLALAHLVETRMAAAQGGDAPPPRLSSSRLAQLAERCRAAKELLLAADAPQRATVTLLGSGSRLIGGSRSAELTRDEVAALVVDGFFPLNPSREPATRGRGAIIEFGLPYASDAAITRHLAGFLRQHAAAAREALGLPADDYATIPVPDALLLNGGVFRADALARRLEEVLSNWRGKPLRVLNNDDPDVAVARGGVAYALGQAGQAPVIGGGSPRSYFLLLDDELRADKPRRAVCILPRGSAENREILLAERTFALRLGRPVRFHLASSTSDASPPQAGELVELQPDDYVQLPPIATVLRDSGTADARKEIPVQLATTLSEVGTLEVHCVAIEDTQRWLLEFQLRGDTGIAEADDVGTNTSHDAPMPAGLNAAIDKIDRIFGSRALQVDVKEVKQLRAQLEHLLGSRESWATPLLRRLFDALIERAKGRRRSSEHERAWLNLSGYCLRPGFGHPLDEWRIEQLWAMFEAGAQHHKDSQVCAEWWTLWRRVAGGLSVEAQLRVLDDFAFNVQADAQERGRRPQTLVNGSEEDMLRLGASLERIPGNYKAEIGAWMLSQLDAATRAAAKAGANKTRAGAANAGKAEAAQARFLWGLSRVGARQPFHGSAHDVVDSAVVEQWLSNILALDWKKVEPAGFAAAHLARMTGDRSRDINETLRAEILRRLGAIGAPANWSAMVREVVQLDQAEEKRMLGESLPPGLKLIA from the coding sequence ATGAGCCAATACATCGTCAGCATCGACCTTGGCACCACCAACACGGTGCTGGCCTATTCGGCGCCCGGCAAAGCCGACATCCAGCTGTTCGACATCGAGCAGCTGGTGGCGCCGGGCGAGGTTGGCGCTGGCGCGCTGCTGCCGTCGGTGCGCTACCACCCGGCCGAGGGCGAGCTGGCCGACGACGAATTGCAACTGCCATGGCGGCAGGACGACGTAGCGGGTTTGCGGCAGGTGGTCATCGGACGGCTGGCGCGCAACATGGGCGCGCAGGTGCCGGGGCGTCTGGTCTCCAGCGCCAAGAGCTGGCTGTCGCATCCGAATGTGGACCGCACGGCCGCGATCCTGCCATGGGGTTCCGAAGCCGATGTGGCCAAGGTGTCGCCGGTGGCCGCCAGCGCCTCCTATCTTTCGCATCTGCGCTCCGCCTGGAATACGCGCTTTCCTGCGCATCCGCTGGAACGCCAGCAGATCGTCCTGACGATTCCCGCCTCCTTCGACGAGGGCGCGCGGGCGCTGACGCTTGAAGCGGCGCGCATGGCCGGCTTGTCCGGCCTGCGCCTGCTGGAAGAACCGCAGGCGGCCTTCTACGATTGGCTGTACCGCCAGCGCGCGACGCTCGCCGCCGATCTCGCCGAAACGCGCCTGCTGCTGGTGTGCGACGTCGGCGGCGGCACCACCGATTTCAGTCTGATCAAGGTCGGGATGGCCGACGGCCGGCCGGAGATCAGCCGCATCGGCGTCGGCAATCACCTGATCCTTGGCGGCGACAACATGGATCTCGCGTTGGCGCATCTGGTCGAGACGCGCATGGCGGCGGCCCAGGGCGGCGACGCGCCTCCTCCCCGCCTGTCGTCGAGCCGCCTGGCGCAACTGGCGGAGCGCTGCCGCGCGGCGAAGGAGCTGCTGCTGGCGGCAGACGCGCCGCAGCGCGCCACCGTCACCCTTCTCGGTTCCGGCTCGCGCCTGATCGGCGGTTCCCGCTCCGCCGAGCTGACCCGCGACGAGGTGGCCGCGCTGGTGGTGGACGGCTTCTTCCCATTGAATCCGTCGCGCGAACCCGCCACGCGCGGACGCGGCGCGATCATCGAGTTCGGCCTGCCCTACGCCAGCGACGCCGCCATCACCCGCCATCTGGCGGGGTTCCTGCGCCAGCACGCGGCGGCCGCCCGCGAGGCATTGGGCCTGCCAGCCGACGATTACGCGACGATACCGGTTCCCGATGCGTTGCTGCTGAACGGCGGCGTTTTCCGCGCCGACGCCCTGGCCCGCCGCTTGGAGGAGGTACTCTCGAATTGGCGCGGCAAGCCGCTGCGCGTACTGAATAACGACGATCCCGATGTCGCCGTCGCGCGCGGCGGTGTGGCCTATGCCCTGGGACAAGCCGGCCAGGCGCCCGTCATTGGCGGCGGCTCGCCGCGCAGCTACTTCCTGCTGCTGGACGATGAACTGCGTGCCGACAAACCCCGCCGCGCAGTCTGCATCCTGCCGCGCGGCAGCGCCGAGAACCGCGAAATCCTGCTGGCCGAGCGCACCTTCGCGCTGCGGCTTGGCCGGCCAGTGCGTTTCCATCTGGCGTCGTCGACGTCGGACGCCTCCCCGCCGCAGGCCGGGGAACTGGTCGAGCTCCAGCCGGACGATTACGTCCAGCTACCACCGATCGCCACGGTGCTGCGCGACAGCGGCACCGCCGACGCCCGCAAGGAAATTCCGGTGCAACTGGCCACCACGCTCAGTGAGGTCGGCACGCTGGAAGTGCATTGCGTGGCGATTGAAGACACGCAGCGCTGGCTGCTGGAGTTCCAGCTGCGCGGCGACACCGGCATCGCGGAGGCCGACGACGTGGGCACGAACACCTCCCATGACGCGCCAATGCCGGCGGGCCTGAACGCGGCCATCGACAAGATAGACCGCATCTTCGGCAGCCGCGCGCTGCAGGTCGACGTCAAGGAGGTCAAGCAATTGCGCGCGCAGCTCGAGCACCTGTTGGGCAGCCGGGAAAGCTGGGCCACGCCACTGCTGCGCCGCCTGTTCGACGCGCTGATCGAACGCGCCAAGGGCCGTCGCAGGTCGTCGGAACACGAGCGCGCGTGGCTTAACCTGAGCGGCTACTGCCTGCGCCCAGGCTTCGGCCATCCGCTCGACGAGTGGCGCATCGAACAACTTTGGGCGATGTTTGAGGCCGGCGCCCAGCACCACAAGGACAGCCAGGTGTGCGCCGAGTGGTGGACCTTGTGGCGGCGCGTGGCCGGCGGCTTGAGCGTGGAAGCGCAGTTGCGGGTGCTCGACGATTTCGCCTTTAACGTCCAGGCGGACGCGCAGGAGCGCGGACGGCGCCCGCAAACGCTGGTCAATGGCAGCGAAGAGGACATGCTGCGCCTGGGCGCGTCGCTCGAACGCATACCCGGCAACTACAAAGCCGAAATCGGCGCATGGATGCTGTCGCAACTCGACGCGGCAACCCGCGCGGCCGCAAAGGCCGGCGCCAACAAAACCCGCGCCGGCGCGGCGAACGCCGGCAAGGCGGAAGCGGCGCAGGCGCGCTTCCTGTGGGGATTGAGCCGCGTCGGCGCGCGCCAGCCCTTCCACGGTAGCGCGCACGATGTCGTCGACAGCGCGGTCGTCGAGCAGTGGCTCTCCAACATACTGGCGCTGGACTGGAAGAAGGTGGAGCCGGCCGGTTTTGCGGCGGCCCATCTGGCACGCATGACGGGCGACCGTTCGCGCGATATCAACGAGACCTTGCGCGCCGAGATACTGCGGCGCCTTGGCGCGATCGGCGCTCCCGCCAACTGGAGCGCGATGGTGCGGGAAGTGGTGCAGCTCGATCAGGCCGAAGAAAAACGCATGCTGGGCGAGTCGCTGCCGCCCGGCCTGAAACTGATCGCCTGA
- a CDS encoding LysR family transcriptional regulator — MNPSLRQMRALVALAKTGSFTLAADHLNLTQSALSGQIKELEQMLGVRVVERTTRKTQLSELGRELTPLFEKMLQDLDRAMADIASRKALKQGIVRIAAPQMLSCTLLPEAIAAYSARYPDVQVRLADSPVEQVSARVFSGEADFGIGPERDANAEIEAQQLFEMPFVVVFPPGHALESRERITWADINDFPFISLQGQFTERLLRDMHVSFRELSLNPYNEVTFMTTALAMVHARLGITVCLPYAEKMVELYGLRMRELVDPELTRRFFVYTRNARALSPAAESFVAFLRDYVAAHQWNVPLG; from the coding sequence ATGAATCCAAGTTTGCGACAAATGCGCGCCCTGGTGGCGCTGGCCAAAACCGGCAGTTTTACCCTGGCGGCGGACCACCTCAACCTGACGCAATCGGCGCTTAGCGGCCAGATCAAGGAGCTCGAGCAGATGCTCGGCGTGCGTGTCGTCGAGCGTACCACGCGCAAGACGCAGTTGTCGGAGCTGGGACGCGAGCTGACGCCGTTGTTCGAGAAGATGCTGCAGGACCTGGACCGGGCGATGGCCGACATCGCCAGCAGAAAGGCGCTCAAGCAAGGGATCGTGCGCATCGCCGCGCCGCAGATGCTGTCGTGTACCTTGCTGCCCGAGGCCATCGCCGCCTATTCCGCGCGCTATCCGGACGTGCAGGTGCGGCTGGCCGACAGCCCGGTCGAGCAGGTGTCGGCGCGCGTGTTCAGCGGCGAAGCCGACTTTGGCATCGGCCCGGAGCGCGACGCCAACGCCGAGATCGAGGCGCAGCAACTGTTCGAGATGCCGTTCGTGGTGGTGTTCCCGCCCGGCCACGCGCTGGAGTCGCGCGAGCGCATCACCTGGGCCGACATCAACGACTTCCCTTTCATTTCCCTGCAAGGACAGTTCACCGAGCGGCTGCTGCGGGACATGCATGTGTCGTTCCGCGAGCTATCGCTCAATCCCTACAACGAGGTGACCTTCATGACCACCGCGCTGGCGATGGTGCACGCGCGGCTGGGGATCACCGTCTGCCTGCCGTACGCGGAAAAAATGGTGGAACTGTATGGGTTGCGGATGCGCGAACTGGTCGATCCAGAGCTCACGCGTCGTTTTTTTGTCTACACGCGCAACGCCCGGGCGCTGTCGCCGGCAGCCGAAAGTTTCGTCGCCTTCCTGCGGGATTACGTCGCCGCGCACCAGTGGAACGTTCCGCTCGGTTAA
- a CDS encoding VOC family protein: MKIKRIHHVAYRCRDAKETVEWYVKHLNMDFVLAIAEDEVPSTKAPDPYMHVFLDAGQGNVLAFFELPTQAPMDRDHNTPAWVQHLAMEVDSMDDLLAAKERLIAGGIDVIGPVNHTIFKSIYFFDPNGHRLELAVNTGTPDMMQKLDAVKWEMLEEWSKTRKAPKHAAWMHAPADVTPGEPA, encoded by the coding sequence ATGAAGATCAAACGAATTCACCACGTCGCGTACCGCTGCCGGGACGCGAAGGAAACCGTCGAGTGGTACGTCAAGCACCTGAACATGGACTTCGTGCTGGCCATCGCCGAGGATGAAGTACCGTCGACCAAAGCGCCGGACCCGTATATGCACGTCTTCCTCGACGCCGGCCAGGGCAACGTGCTGGCGTTCTTCGAGCTGCCGACGCAGGCGCCGATGGACCGCGACCACAATACGCCGGCCTGGGTGCAGCATCTGGCGATGGAGGTCGACAGCATGGACGACCTGCTGGCCGCCAAGGAGCGGCTGATCGCCGGCGGCATCGACGTCATCGGCCCGGTCAACCACACCATCTTCAAATCGATCTACTTCTTCGACCCCAACGGCCACCGTCTCGAATTGGCGGTCAACACCGGCACCCCCGACATGATGCAAAAGCTCGACGCCGTCAAATGGGAGATGCTCGAGGAGTGGTCCAAAACGCGCAAGGCGCCCAAGCACGCGGCGTGGATGCACGCGCCGGCGGACGTCACCCCGGGAGAACCGGCATGA